One region of Triticum aestivum cultivar Chinese Spring chromosome 6B, IWGSC CS RefSeq v2.1, whole genome shotgun sequence genomic DNA includes:
- the LOC123138029 gene encoding PHD finger protein At3g20280 produces the protein MGDAAAASPRAAPAKRRRGDDGAGMRRVAEIVMVLAAAGEMRGGREPTPAERALAAEARERLAAAVAGGVTRPKDLFPGEAVRAVVEDLGLNRAKDPAAMGFRPPKASIADKLSLTKRKMEEVKESPVQPTAITPQTTVSSGTAEFQPHGTPMFAVGSHRTPPAAAASPTTAPVTSTSVMALKQHGSSPVKPATNHSVVALPQTGQPHVKSERGVNGPLNLTRATVGHLNKPFHDTSARSNSNAAASNNQVVKNQDTKVTVNPVMGHQATPGTASSVTPKPTFANHNAIAKSVQNVLQQPANHPSWTPPSTEYMQARLDCQICKVAVMDANSLLVCDACERGAHLKCLQHYGNKGVPIADWHCPTCVAQSKGKPLAPKYGKVTRTVVTSQSGPPVGGAQFSVQRVGQNTVAKGNHQGLAANGNIIKPNSTKTGNTVHNSPVLALNAATDLSQSQAASISGPAKGNANNAETSSNDMELNEQSCSSTGCELTAGSELSLHSVDSPNDTFHGQQSTVTSRANCPDNSSAIAADTKIKSEAQSEDLGGAVKMVNKNVTPVDQASNIGSEHNKGIQATSEPELDTKNDVDITNNTEKPIDRGRAVVAEEKAHTEANSEPHTMKDVEMTTSTGIPIGQSSNIAMEEKITGEDNTGTRATSEPQLIEDVEMTSVMDEKSNISIEEKPQSEATSVVKDVEMTIDAGIEADHTQLADGSTENGVGEPRHEEACIDKSDFSEMSDHHTNHQLIPNGVLPATDEALCSQETKEGDLVGCSAALREDNN, from the exons ATGGGGGACGCCGCGGCGGCGTCGCCCCGCGCGGCGCCGGCGAAGcggcggcgcggggacgacggcgCGGGGATGCGGCGGGTGGCGGAGATCGTCATGGTGCTGGCCGCCGCCGGGGAGATGCGGGGCGGGAGGGAGCCCACGCCGGCGGAGCGGGCGCTCGCGGCCGAGGCGCGCGAGAGgctggccgccgccgtcgccgggggCGTGACGCGGCCCAAGGATCTGTTCCCGGGGGAGGCGGTGCGCGCCGTCGTCGAGGATCTCGGCCTCAACAGGGCCAAGGACCCCGCCGCCATGGGGTTCCGCCCGCCCAAGGCCTCCATCGCCGACAAGCTCTCGCTTACTAAGCGCAAG ATGGAAGAAGTCAAGGAATCTCCAGTTCAACCAACAGCAATCACACCTCAAACGACTGTCTCGAGTGGAACAGCTGAATTCCAGCCGCATGGGACTCCCATGTTTGCTGTTGGATCTCATAGGACTCCACCAGCTGCTGCAGCCTCGCCTACTACTGCCCCAGTAACTTCTACCTCTGTAATGGCCTTGAAACAGCATGGATCATCTCCTGTAAAGCCAGCTACCAACCATTCAGTTGTTGCACTTCCCCAAACTGGTCAACCACATGTTAAGTCGGAAAGAGGTGTTAATGGTCCTTTGAATTTAACACGAG CGACTGTTGGCCACTTGAACAAACCGTTTCACGATACATCTGCTAGGTCCAATTCAAATGCTGCTGCGAGTAACAATCAGGTCGTGAAAAATCAGGACACAAAGGTAACCGTAAACCCTGTTATGGGGCATCAGGCTACACCAGGGACAGCGTCTTCTGTTACTCCAAAACCTACTTTTGCCAACCACAATGCAATAGCGAAAAGTGTTCAAAATGTTCTGCAACAACCTGCTAATCATCCTAGCTGGACTCCACCATCAACTGAGTATATGCAAGCTCGTTTGGACTGCCAAATATGCAAAGTTGCTGTCATGGATGCAAACAGTCTGCTTGTTTGTGATGCTTGTGAGAGGGGAGCACACTTGAAGTGCCTTCAGCATTATGGCAACAAAGGTGTTCCTATAGCTGACTGGCATTGTCCAACATGTGTAGCACAGAGCAAAGGTAAACCCCTTGCACCGAAATATGGCAAGGTTACAAGAACTGTTGTAACATCACAGTCTGGTCCACCTGTTGGTGGAGCACAGTTTTCTGTTCAGCGAGTGGGGCAAAATACGGTTGCAAAGGGAAATCACCAAGGGCTTGCTGCAAATGGAAATATTATCAAGCCAAACTCCACGAAAACTGGTAACACTGTACACAACAGTCCTGTATTGGCTCTGAATGCTGCTACTGATCTCTCGCAATCACAAGCAGCTTCTATCTCCGGGCCTGCAAAAGGAAATGCTAATAATGCTGAAACCTCCTCTAATGATATGGAATTGAATGAGCAATCATGCAGCAGTACAGGATGCGAATTAACTGCTGGTAGTGAATTATCTTTGCACTCTGTGGATTCACCCaatgatacctttcatgggcaGCAATCTACAGTCACTTCTAGGGCAAATTGTCCAGATAATTCTTCTGCTATTGCTGCTGATACGAAGATCAAGTCTGAAGCACAGTCCGAAGACCTGGGCGGAGCTGTGAAAATGGTTAATAAAAATGTGACACCTGTGGATCAAGCAAGCAATATTGGTAGTGAACATAATAAGGGGATTCAAGCAACCTCTGAGCCAGAGCTAGATACAAAGAACGATGTGGATATTACTAACAACACAGAAAAACCAATAGATCGAGGTAGAGCTGTTGTTGCGGAAGAGAAAGCCCACACTGAAGCAAACTCTGAACCACATACAATGAAAGATGTAGAGATGACTACCAGCACTGGAATCCCCATAGGTCAAAGCAGCAACATTGCTATGGAAGAAAAAATCACTGGTGAAGATAATACTGGAACTCGGGCAACCTCTGAGCCACAATTGATCGAAGATGTGGAAATGACATCAGTAATGGATGAAAAAAGCAACATTAGTATTGAAGAAAAGCCCCAATCTGAAGCGACATCTGTAGTGAAAGATGTGGAGATGACCATCGATGCTGGAATAGAAGCAGATCACACACAACTAGCAGATGGATCAACTGAAAATGGAGTAGGAGAACCTCGCCATGAAGAGGCATGCATAGATAAGTCTGACTTCAGCGAAATGTCAGATCATCATACCAACCATCAGTTAATTCCAAATGGGGTGCTACCTGCCACAGATGAAGCTTTATGCAGTCAGGAGACTAAGGAGGGTGACCTTGTGGGTTGCAGTGCGGCCCTAAGAGAAGACAACAACTAG